In the genome of Paenibacillus sp. FSL R5-0766, one region contains:
- a CDS encoding extracellular solute-binding protein, with product MKKLRKASSITLCLTLFATLLAACGSTNEDGSKTSKVEGVKKEGFPIVDKTLTLKVMSQDAGVADWSTMPVLQEMEKLSGIKLEYQLSPIDSFETKKNLVFASGDLPDMFYAADLKPAEQVTYGSQGILIPLEKYIDEGYAPNIKKILDENPDVRKSFTTPDGHMYALPFIDKAAVWYRGPMWYNGEFLKALNVEEPKTTEELYTYLKRVKEEDPNGNGQQDEIPLTSVKLDDLRMFFFGFWGMYNEGIYSDKDGKVHYPYQEEGYKGYLTFMNRLWKEDLLDHETFSQTGDQKKAKGESNKLALFNDYHPYFTLGGEPGTDHPLMTPVKSEVADSPVYGKHPGMSARGTFAITSSNPSPEATMRWIDYLYSYEGATLFNQGPEGVLWKFKDKENHVKEWLPVPGGGDREEYRGKITPNFGILTPGINDPDVAKGLRTEFDEWIDQQNQEKLVPIGKAPFPNVYLTNEEQNEATALLSDLDTYVKQMEAKFVTGQEPLENWDKYIAQMKKMGSDRIIELYQGAYDRWNSGQ from the coding sequence ATGAAAAAGCTTCGCAAGGCTTCATCCATTACACTCTGTCTCACCTTATTCGCAACATTGCTTGCAGCTTGTGGTTCAACCAATGAGGACGGAAGCAAGACCTCCAAAGTAGAGGGGGTCAAAAAAGAAGGGTTCCCCATTGTAGACAAAACACTAACGTTAAAGGTCATGTCCCAGGATGCGGGCGTAGCCGATTGGAGCACCATGCCTGTGCTGCAAGAAATGGAGAAACTGTCGGGCATCAAGCTGGAATACCAGCTCTCACCAATCGACAGCTTTGAAACGAAGAAGAATCTGGTTTTCGCCAGCGGGGACTTGCCAGATATGTTCTATGCTGCGGACCTCAAGCCAGCCGAGCAGGTGACTTATGGCAGCCAGGGCATCCTGATTCCGTTGGAAAAATACATTGACGAAGGTTACGCACCCAATATCAAAAAGATTCTCGATGAGAACCCGGATGTCCGTAAATCATTTACAACACCTGATGGGCATATGTATGCACTCCCATTCATTGATAAAGCTGCCGTGTGGTATAGAGGCCCAATGTGGTACAACGGGGAATTCTTGAAGGCACTTAACGTAGAAGAGCCCAAGACTACGGAAGAATTGTATACGTATCTCAAGCGTGTAAAAGAAGAAGATCCCAATGGCAATGGCCAGCAAGATGAAATTCCGCTTACTTCTGTAAAACTGGATGATCTTCGCATGTTTTTCTTCGGCTTCTGGGGAATGTACAACGAAGGCATCTATTCCGATAAGGACGGTAAAGTTCACTATCCTTATCAAGAAGAAGGTTACAAAGGTTATCTGACATTCATGAACCGCTTGTGGAAAGAAGACTTGCTGGATCATGAGACCTTTTCTCAAACAGGTGATCAGAAAAAAGCTAAAGGTGAAAGCAACAAACTTGCACTGTTCAACGATTACCATCCATACTTCACGCTCGGTGGTGAACCTGGCACGGATCATCCGCTGATGACACCCGTGAAGAGCGAGGTGGCAGACTCTCCGGTATACGGCAAGCATCCGGGCATGTCGGCTCGCGGTACCTTTGCTATTACAAGCAGCAACCCGTCACCCGAGGCGACGATGCGATGGATCGATTACTTATACAGCTATGAAGGTGCGACACTGTTCAATCAAGGTCCGGAAGGTGTGCTGTGGAAATTCAAAGACAAGGAAAATCATGTGAAAGAGTGGCTCCCCGTTCCTGGCGGCGGGGATCGTGAGGAATACCGCGGTAAAATCACACCGAACTTTGGTATCCTGACACCGGGTATTAATGATCCGGATGTAGCGAAGGGTCTTCGCACCGAATTTGATGAGTGGATTGACCAGCAGAATCAAGAGAAGTTGGTACCTATCGGAAAAGCACCATTTCCTAACGTTTATTTGACAAATGAAGAGCAAAACGAAGCAACCGCTCTATTGTCTGACCTGGATACGTACGTTAAACAGATGGAAGCGAAGTTTGTGACCGGCCAGGAACCACTTGAGAACTGGGATAAGTACATCGCACAGATGAAGAAAATGGGCAGTGACCGTATCATCGAACTATATCAGGGGGCATATGACCGCTGGAATTCGGGGCAATAA
- a CDS encoding alpha-L-fucosidase, which produces MQKWFEEAKLGIFIHYGIYAVDGVAESWSFYNGRISYEEYMKQLDGFTASKFNAEKWADLIEKSGARYAVLTTKHHDGVALWDTQYSDLNVVKQTPANRDIVKEYAEAIREKGIHLGMYYSLIDWSHPDYPSVYEGGKVPEDLSSVNRHSSPVDGVQDQEKWQKFLRFNNHQLGEILTNYGKVDLLWFDGDWERSAQQWNLPEFKHYLQSFNPDIIINSRLQGYGDYKTPEQGIPITRPEGPWEFCTTINTSWGYVPTDHKYKSLIQIIRMFCDCISMGGNMLLDIGPREDGTIDQRQEDILLGLGAWIRTHEEAVFGTGEGIMPRYYLGGSTVSEDRKTLYLFVYDDPKENVCIKGLCNPIKKITVLHSGKELHHEIHGGVPWFNIPGTTWIKMTPEDTHEQVTVLKLEFDEELEMYGGSGAVVTHN; this is translated from the coding sequence ATGCAGAAATGGTTTGAAGAAGCCAAACTGGGGATATTCATCCACTATGGCATCTATGCGGTGGACGGGGTTGCGGAATCCTGGTCCTTCTATAATGGCAGGATATCCTATGAAGAATATATGAAACAGTTGGATGGTTTTACGGCATCGAAATTCAATGCGGAGAAGTGGGCGGACTTGATTGAGAAGTCTGGTGCCCGGTATGCCGTGTTAACAACGAAGCATCATGATGGCGTTGCGTTATGGGATACGCAATATAGCGATCTCAATGTTGTCAAACAGACACCAGCGAATCGTGACATTGTGAAGGAATATGCGGAAGCGATTCGGGAAAAGGGCATTCATCTGGGGATGTATTACTCGCTCATTGATTGGTCACACCCGGATTATCCTAGCGTGTATGAAGGTGGGAAAGTACCGGAGGATCTCAGCAGTGTCAACCGGCATTCAAGTCCTGTGGACGGCGTTCAGGATCAGGAAAAGTGGCAGAAGTTCCTGCGATTCAATAACCATCAACTGGGAGAGATTTTAACAAATTACGGAAAGGTGGATCTGCTGTGGTTTGATGGGGACTGGGAACGGAGCGCCCAACAGTGGAATCTGCCGGAGTTCAAGCATTACCTGCAATCCTTTAACCCGGATATCATCATCAACTCCCGCCTTCAAGGTTATGGGGATTACAAAACGCCTGAGCAGGGCATTCCGATTACAAGACCGGAGGGACCCTGGGAATTCTGCACCACGATCAACACATCTTGGGGTTATGTGCCAACAGATCATAAATACAAATCGTTAATTCAGATCATTCGAATGTTCTGCGACTGCATTTCGATGGGCGGTAATATGTTGCTGGATATCGGTCCGCGTGAAGATGGCACCATCGATCAGAGGCAGGAGGATATTCTGCTTGGACTGGGAGCTTGGATCCGAACCCATGAAGAGGCCGTCTTTGGCACGGGTGAAGGCATTATGCCTCGCTATTATCTGGGGGGAAGCACCGTATCCGAGGATCGAAAGACGCTGTACCTGTTTGTGTATGACGATCCAAAAGAGAATGTGTGCATCAAGGGTCTCTGTAATCCGATCAAGAAAATTACCGTGCTGCATTCGGGCAAAGAGCTTCATCATGAGATTCATGGGGGCGTGCCTTGGTTCAATATCCCGGGGACAACGTGGATCAAGATGACCCCGGAGGACACGCATGAACAGGTGACCGTTCTTAAGCTCGAATTTGATGAGGAGCTGGAAATGTACGGCGGCTCTGGAGCCGTTGTCACCCATAACTAA
- a CDS encoding Lrp/AsnC family transcriptional regulator yields the protein MNETIDHTDIRILQILIRDAKRSHKEIGEEVHLTGQAVGARVRKLQDLGVIEGYTVKWNPERLGLDLLAFVTVFLNSGDRHAAFRTFIAEREDIVEVHRVSGEGCYLMRVQTGTTEQLGQLLEALLPYGNYKVSLSIGVEKSQ from the coding sequence ATGAATGAAACGATAGATCACACAGATATACGCATTCTGCAGATCCTGATCCGGGATGCCAAGCGTTCTCATAAAGAAATTGGTGAAGAGGTGCATCTTACAGGGCAGGCTGTTGGTGCAAGGGTGCGTAAGTTGCAAGATCTGGGTGTAATCGAAGGGTACACGGTAAAATGGAACCCGGAACGCCTTGGCCTCGACTTACTGGCCTTTGTCACAGTTTTCTTGAACTCCGGCGACAGACATGCCGCCTTTCGTACATTCATTGCTGAACGTGAGGACATCGTTGAAGTCCATCGCGTCAGTGGAGAAGGCTGTTATCTGATGAGAGTGCAGACTGGCACCACAGAGCAGCTTGGCCAACTGCTTGAAGCGTTGTTGCCTTACGGCAATTACAAAGTCAGCCTGTCCATAGGTGTAGAGAAATCACAGTGA
- a CDS encoding ABC transporter ATP-binding protein, translated as MSNANAELRPDAEADQSKRTSFKAMMAYAKPHKWAFAGIFFCSLLGISADLLQPYLVKIAIDDHLAVGQTSVGFLVQLAAIFLGLAVISFIFTYIQNNLLQHVGQNIVSRIRKDLFKHISKMSMSFFDRFHIGSLVTNVSSDTETISSFFTQVLLSLIRDGMMLVLIIVFMFQLDPVLATYSLIVLPVIAVVAVLFRSRLRKAYQNARTRLSRLIAFTAENLSGMFLIQAFHQEEEQKKRFSEQNALHLKANIAQARSNVIFNRTFDILGNAALVMMVWLGGRAVLGESLQVGVLYAFISYIRQFFQPINQITMQWNTFQSTTVSMDRIWNILNTRPEVADPKPVMASSLEPQNVMGQIDFNNVSFGYRADRPLIQQMNLHIYPGEMVGIVGTTGAGKSTLISLLNRFYDVDKGSIEIDGTDIRHLPQAKLHRIVGLIQQEPFLFSGSIIDNVRMFREDITREQAIEACRFVGAHAMISRLPHGYDTHLSERGSGLSAGERQLISFARIVVFQPRVLILDEATANLDSHTEQLVQQALESVSQGRTTIVIAHRLSTVMHADRILVMENGEIVEEGPHQELIAAKGVYADLYTHARDAGKNSAISG; from the coding sequence ATGTCTAACGCTAACGCTGAACTTCGCCCAGACGCAGAGGCCGATCAGAGTAAACGAACTTCATTTAAGGCGATGATGGCATACGCCAAACCTCATAAATGGGCTTTTGCGGGTATCTTCTTCTGTTCACTTCTTGGCATATCGGCAGATCTGCTGCAACCCTATCTGGTGAAGATCGCCATCGATGATCATCTGGCCGTGGGCCAGACCAGTGTGGGCTTTCTCGTTCAGCTCGCAGCCATCTTTCTTGGGCTGGCTGTCATCAGTTTTATTTTTACCTATATCCAGAATAATCTGTTGCAGCATGTGGGACAGAACATTGTATCCCGGATCCGAAAGGACCTGTTCAAGCATATCTCCAAAATGTCCATGTCCTTCTTTGACCGTTTTCATATCGGCAGTCTGGTCACAAACGTATCCAGTGATACGGAGACCATCAGCAGCTTTTTCACTCAAGTACTGCTCAGTCTGATTCGGGATGGTATGATGCTGGTGCTCATTATCGTCTTTATGTTCCAACTTGATCCTGTGCTGGCGACATACTCCCTGATCGTTCTGCCTGTCATTGCGGTGGTTGCGGTATTATTCCGTAGTCGACTGCGGAAAGCTTATCAAAATGCTCGTACCCGGCTTTCCCGTCTGATCGCATTTACGGCGGAGAACTTGTCCGGCATGTTCCTGATTCAAGCTTTTCACCAGGAGGAAGAACAGAAGAAACGTTTCTCGGAACAGAATGCGCTCCATCTAAAAGCCAACATTGCGCAAGCTCGTTCCAATGTCATATTCAACCGGACGTTTGATATCCTGGGCAATGCGGCACTGGTCATGATGGTCTGGCTTGGAGGTCGCGCCGTACTGGGTGAGTCCCTGCAAGTCGGGGTATTATATGCGTTTATCAGCTATATCCGTCAGTTCTTTCAACCAATTAACCAGATTACGATGCAATGGAATACATTCCAGTCCACCACCGTATCAATGGATCGCATCTGGAACATTCTGAATACACGGCCTGAAGTTGCCGATCCCAAACCCGTGATGGCCTCCTCGCTGGAACCACAAAATGTGATGGGCCAGATTGATTTTAATAATGTGTCCTTTGGTTATCGGGCTGACCGGCCCTTGATCCAACAGATGAACCTGCACATCTATCCGGGTGAAATGGTAGGTATTGTAGGCACAACAGGCGCTGGCAAAAGCACACTGATCTCCCTGCTCAATCGCTTCTATGATGTAGACAAGGGTAGTATCGAGATTGATGGTACTGATATCCGGCATCTGCCGCAGGCTAAGCTTCATCGGATCGTGGGTCTGATTCAACAGGAACCTTTCCTGTTCTCCGGTTCCATTATTGATAATGTGAGGATGTTTCGTGAGGATATTACGCGAGAGCAGGCGATTGAGGCCTGCCGGTTTGTCGGAGCACATGCGATGATTTCACGTTTGCCTCACGGATATGATACACATCTATCCGAACGCGGAAGCGGACTATCCGCTGGGGAACGGCAGTTGATTTCATTTGCCCGGATTGTGGTGTTCCAGCCCCGAGTGCTCATCCTGGATGAGGCAACCGCCAATCTGGACTCACACACGGAACAGCTTGTGCAGCAGGCACTGGAATCGGTATCCCAGGGACGCACCACCATTGTCATTGCTCATCGTCTGTCCACGGTGATGCATGCCGATCGAATTCTGGTGATGGAAAATGGTGAGATTGTGGAGGAAGGACCGCACCAGGAACTAATCGCAGCCAAAGGTGTATATGCAGACTTGTACACCCATGCGCGTGATGCAGGTAAAAATTCAGCTATATCAGGGTAA
- a CDS encoding ABC transporter permease subunit translates to MQLNGESPLTQNLAVNTIPNSKKNKLWRRMIRNWELYLFIAPAFLYFLIFHYGPMYGIQIAFKNFIPTLGVTGSPWVGFDHFIRFFNSYYFWDLLWNTLSISLYELAIGFPLPIILALAFNEVKDSFFKRTVQTVTYAPHFISVVVMSGMIITFLSPSSGMIVNLVQALGFQSPQFLTDPAWFKTVYVLSGVWQSAGWGTIIYLAALSGVDPQLHEAAVVDGASRFKRILHINIPAIIPTITILLILNMGSILGVGFEKILLLQNPLNMGSSDVISTFVYRSGLVDAQYSFSTAVGLFNSVVNAILLITVNQIARRTSENSLW, encoded by the coding sequence ATGCAGCTAAACGGGGAGTCTCCCTTGACGCAAAACTTAGCGGTAAACACGATTCCGAACAGCAAGAAAAATAAATTATGGAGAAGGATGATTCGAAACTGGGAGTTGTATCTGTTTATCGCGCCAGCCTTTCTATACTTTCTGATATTCCATTACGGTCCGATGTACGGCATACAAATCGCATTTAAAAACTTTATCCCAACGCTTGGTGTCACAGGAAGCCCATGGGTCGGATTCGATCATTTCATCCGTTTCTTCAATTCGTATTATTTCTGGGATTTACTATGGAATACTCTTAGCATCAGCTTGTATGAGTTGGCCATAGGTTTTCCGCTGCCAATCATTCTTGCGTTAGCGTTCAATGAAGTAAAGGACTCCTTTTTCAAACGTACCGTACAGACCGTCACGTATGCACCTCATTTTATTTCGGTCGTCGTTATGTCGGGGATGATCATTACCTTTTTATCACCCTCGTCAGGCATGATTGTCAATTTGGTACAGGCCCTTGGATTTCAGTCACCTCAATTCCTGACGGACCCTGCGTGGTTCAAGACAGTGTATGTACTGTCAGGAGTCTGGCAAAGTGCAGGCTGGGGCACCATTATATACCTTGCCGCTCTATCGGGTGTGGACCCGCAACTGCATGAAGCGGCTGTGGTGGATGGTGCGAGCCGGTTCAAACGGATTTTGCATATTAACATTCCAGCGATCATCCCTACAATCACCATCTTGTTAATTCTGAATATGGGCAGTATTCTGGGCGTCGGATTCGAGAAAATCCTGTTGCTGCAAAATCCGCTGAACATGGGCTCGTCCGATGTCATCTCAACATTTGTCTATCGATCCGGTCTGGTCGATGCGCAGTACAGTTTCTCTACGGCGGTGGGATTGTTCAACTCCGTAGTGAATGCGATTCTGCTTATTACCGTGAATCAGATTGCACGCCGCACCAGTGAAAACAGCCTGTGGTAA
- a CDS encoding S-layer homology domain-containing protein, whose amino-acid sequence MKHKKGLAATLALCVSLTAGGASVFAFTDVKDEGQKSVVDSLKSKGIVNGVTADLFRPDLALSEPQGVQLIVNAFGLKNEFAEASAQNKISPDTWYADAVQAATQNGLSIPVEVNPQGKMTRELFVILLHEGINTTGNYPVTMKYNLVKDENKIGKDAISAVQNLLNMNIIELDKDGNFRPDQSLTRMEAASMIFNALEFVDKHGNGGSAEPAPTTPGEGQQAIVPEVTTTKVDDKTIKVKLSAEMPHPGYGLKIDDVKLEKDGRAIVLYSIIQPDPDMMYPMVITNVTAETDIPTGYTAEAQPSGK is encoded by the coding sequence ATGAAACATAAAAAAGGATTGGCCGCAACACTAGCGCTCTGCGTTTCTTTGACAGCAGGAGGTGCATCGGTATTTGCTTTCACAGATGTGAAGGATGAAGGGCAGAAGTCGGTTGTGGATTCATTGAAATCAAAAGGTATTGTTAACGGAGTAACAGCGGATCTGTTCCGTCCAGATCTTGCATTGTCCGAGCCTCAGGGTGTTCAACTGATTGTGAATGCATTTGGTCTGAAAAATGAATTTGCGGAAGCATCCGCTCAGAATAAAATCAGTCCGGACACTTGGTATGCCGATGCGGTGCAGGCCGCTACTCAGAATGGCCTGTCCATTCCGGTTGAAGTGAACCCGCAGGGCAAGATGACGCGTGAACTGTTTGTCATTTTGTTACATGAAGGGATTAACACAACCGGGAATTATCCGGTCACCATGAAGTATAATCTTGTTAAGGACGAAAATAAAATCGGTAAGGACGCCATATCTGCAGTCCAGAACCTGCTGAACATGAACATCATTGAACTGGATAAGGACGGGAATTTCCGTCCAGATCAGTCGCTTACCCGTATGGAGGCTGCAAGCATGATCTTCAATGCACTTGAGTTTGTGGATAAACACGGCAATGGCGGCTCAGCAGAGCCAGCTCCAACCACCCCTGGTGAAGGCCAGCAAGCGATCGTACCTGAAGTGACAACGACGAAGGTAGATGACAAAACAATCAAAGTTAAACTCAGTGCTGAAATGCCGCACCCTGGTTATGGATTGAAGATTGATGATGTGAAATTGGAGAAGGATGGACGCGCTATCGTGCTCTATTCCATTATTCAACCTGATCCAGACATGATGTATCCGATGGTTATCACAAATGTAACTGCAGAAACAGATATCCCAACGGGATATACGGCAGAAGCTCAACCTTCTGGTAAGTAA
- a CDS encoding carbohydrate ABC transporter permease: MSSAVKESRSDKLFLLCNYIYLTVALVIVLYPLLYIISASISDPKYVASGEMWLLPKGITFEGYARVFENTNIWIGYKNTIIYTVVGTIVNLIVTLPAAYALSRSDFVGRGFFMAMFMVTMFFGGGLVPSYLLVKDLGMVNSMWALILPGAASIWNIIVCRTFFQSTIPKELQEAAHIDGCTNTRLFIKIVLPLSMPIIAVMALFYGVGHWNSYFSAMIYLNDSSKYPLQLFLRQILVLQEMAAQGGGAIDTSSATAMNTKAEIAALVKYAVIIVATLPVIAVYPFLQRYFVQGVMIGSVKG; this comes from the coding sequence ATGTCATCCGCTGTGAAGGAAAGCAGAAGTGATAAATTGTTTTTATTGTGCAATTACATCTATCTGACGGTAGCGCTCGTCATTGTGCTGTATCCGCTGTTATACATCATCAGTGCTTCAATCAGTGATCCCAAATATGTAGCCTCCGGTGAGATGTGGCTGCTACCCAAAGGCATTACGTTTGAAGGTTACGCCCGGGTGTTTGAGAACACCAACATCTGGATTGGGTACAAAAACACGATCATCTATACCGTTGTAGGCACCATCGTTAACCTGATTGTTACACTACCCGCAGCCTATGCGCTCAGCCGCTCGGACTTTGTGGGACGTGGATTCTTCATGGCGATGTTTATGGTAACGATGTTCTTCGGCGGAGGGCTTGTCCCAAGTTACCTGCTCGTTAAGGATCTTGGTATGGTGAACAGCATGTGGGCACTTATTCTGCCTGGAGCTGCATCCATCTGGAATATTATCGTATGCCGGACGTTCTTCCAATCGACCATTCCCAAGGAGTTACAGGAAGCGGCGCATATTGATGGGTGTACCAACACCCGGTTGTTCATCAAGATTGTGCTCCCGCTTTCGATGCCAATCATTGCAGTGATGGCGCTCTTCTATGGAGTCGGACACTGGAACAGCTATTTTAGTGCCATGATCTATCTGAATGATTCTTCCAAGTACCCACTGCAGCTCTTTCTGCGCCAGATTCTGGTGCTTCAAGAAATGGCGGCTCAAGGGGGAGGCGCTATCGATACCTCTTCAGCAACAGCGATGAATACCAAAGCGGAGATCGCTGCACTGGTCAAATATGCTGTCATTATTGTTGCCACCCTACCGGTCATTGCGGTGTATCCATTCCTCCAGCGTTACTTTGTACAGGGTGTTATGATCGGTTCCGTTAAGGGATGA
- a CDS encoding ABC transporter ATP-binding protein — protein sequence MSKKGLLRGYVVSNWPVYLVAVLLIIASNVGQASLPRILGSFTDQLMQNTLQMQTVVRYSLSLLAIAIGYNLLFGTGQFMIMKLGRRFEFMTRERIFSKFSELSEHYFSKQGNGKLLSYVMNDVTSVREAISNGVTLMTNATFLLLSCIVMMLLSGIPLTLILISVVPLLAIPFLVVFFGPRIRKRSRDVQEALATMTESAEEQLGGIRVTKTFAIEDSARARFGTTVDEIKSKQLRLVRLSSLFQALLPLLGAISLVVSLLVGGIMTMQNSITLGSFVALTLYLRIIMGPLQQIGNVINTVQRSGASLERVNDLLSEVADVRELPEATALQTVQDITMENLTFSYPGSSSPALQNIQLNIRAGRTVGIVGKTGSGKSTLVKLLLRTYEPPEGTIRINGTDIRQLSLESLRSRIAYVPQDGFLFSTTIRDNIAFSDREVSLDTVEHSARQAMIYDNIVRFPDRFDTLLGERGLTLSGGQRQRTSLARGLIKQAQLLILDDSMSAVDAVTESGILRSLREIGKGKTTLIISHRISAVRHADDIIVLDEGRVAEQGTHAQLMAAKGLYAATYRLQEEGLHHV from the coding sequence ATGTCCAAGAAAGGATTACTTCGCGGTTATGTTGTGTCGAACTGGCCTGTTTATCTGGTTGCTGTTCTTCTGATTATTGCCTCCAATGTCGGGCAAGCATCCTTGCCCCGCATACTCGGCAGCTTCACGGATCAGTTGATGCAGAACACGCTTCAGATGCAGACGGTCGTAAGGTACAGCCTGTCCCTTCTGGCTATTGCCATCGGGTATAATCTGCTGTTCGGTACCGGGCAATTCATGATTATGAAGCTCGGTCGACGCTTCGAATTCATGACACGTGAGCGTATATTCAGTAAGTTTTCCGAACTTAGCGAACATTATTTCTCCAAACAGGGTAACGGAAAGCTGCTCAGTTATGTCATGAATGACGTTACTTCCGTACGTGAAGCGATATCCAATGGCGTGACGCTCATGACCAATGCCACCTTCCTGCTGTTGTCCTGCATTGTCATGATGCTGCTTAGCGGGATTCCGTTGACGCTCATTCTAATTAGTGTTGTTCCTTTGCTGGCGATTCCATTTCTGGTCGTGTTTTTTGGTCCGCGGATTCGCAAGCGCTCTCGCGACGTGCAGGAAGCTCTTGCAACCATGACGGAATCGGCAGAAGAGCAGCTGGGTGGCATTCGCGTAACCAAGACGTTTGCCATCGAAGACAGTGCTCGTGCACGCTTTGGAACCACCGTCGATGAGATCAAGAGCAAACAGCTTCGACTCGTTCGTCTGTCTTCGTTGTTTCAAGCCTTGCTCCCGCTGCTGGGAGCCATCTCATTGGTCGTTTCTCTGCTTGTCGGAGGTATTATGACCATGCAGAATTCTATTACACTCGGGAGTTTTGTCGCCTTAACCTTATATCTGCGCATTATTATGGGACCGCTTCAACAGATCGGCAATGTTATTAATACCGTTCAGCGTTCAGGCGCATCACTGGAGCGGGTGAATGACCTGCTCAGCGAAGTAGCGGATGTACGTGAACTTCCTGAAGCCACAGCGCTCCAAACCGTACAAGACATCACGATGGAGAATCTAACCTTCTCCTACCCTGGCAGTTCATCTCCTGCTCTCCAAAACATTCAACTCAATATCCGTGCCGGGCGAACGGTCGGTATTGTAGGCAAGACCGGCTCAGGTAAAAGTACCCTCGTTAAGCTATTGCTGCGTACATATGAACCACCTGAAGGAACGATTCGCATCAATGGTACCGATATTCGGCAGCTTTCGCTGGAAAGTCTAAGATCGCGCATCGCCTATGTCCCTCAGGATGGATTCCTGTTTAGTACCACCATCCGGGATAACATCGCATTCAGCGACCGGGAAGTATCGCTGGATACCGTGGAACATAGTGCACGGCAAGCCATGATCTATGACAATATTGTCCGTTTTCCCGATCGCTTTGATACACTGCTTGGCGAACGTGGACTCACCCTGTCTGGTGGACAGCGTCAGCGAACCAGCCTGGCAAGAGGACTGATCAAACAAGCACAGTTACTTATTCTGGATGACAGTATGAGCGCGGTTGATGCCGTCACCGAGAGTGGTATTCTGCGCAGTTTGCGCGAAATCGGCAAGGGCAAGACCACATTGATTATCTCTCATCGCATCAGCGCGGTCCGTCATGCGGACGATATTATCGTTCTGGATGAAGGGCGAGTCGCTGAGCAGGGAACACATGCGCAGTTGATGGCTGCCAAGGGGTTATATGCGGCCACCTACCGTTTGCAGGAGGAGGGATTACATCATGTCTAA
- a CDS encoding MBL fold metallo-hydrolase, with protein sequence MKIQLIRNATLWLEYGGLNILVDPMLMDAEVMPGFPNTPNELRNPRVSLPETETDYLNPDLLIVTHTHVDHWDEVAAKQLGKDIPLICQPGDENVFLGAGFTNVTAVDEKHEHHSIRFARTSGHHGTGEIGERMGKVSGFVFEADGEPVTYIAGDTIWCEEPAEAIRQYSPEVIVLNAGGARFVEGDPITMDGPDVAAVKRHAPSAHVIAVHMDAINHCVMSRRDLATYLASEQLDGQVLIPRDGESFEFKA encoded by the coding sequence ATGAAAATTCAATTGATTCGCAATGCTACACTGTGGCTGGAATACGGAGGGCTGAACATTCTCGTTGATCCGATGCTGATGGACGCCGAAGTCATGCCTGGGTTCCCGAACACACCCAATGAGTTACGTAATCCAAGAGTGAGCTTGCCCGAAACCGAAACGGATTATCTGAATCCGGATCTGTTGATTGTGACACACACCCATGTGGATCACTGGGATGAAGTAGCGGCGAAACAACTTGGCAAAGACATTCCCCTGATCTGCCAGCCTGGGGATGAGAATGTATTTCTAGGTGCCGGATTCACGAATGTAACAGCTGTAGATGAAAAACATGAGCATCACTCTATCCGATTCGCCCGTACATCCGGGCATCATGGCACAGGTGAGATCGGTGAACGTATGGGCAAGGTGTCCGGCTTCGTATTTGAAGCAGATGGAGAACCTGTCACCTATATTGCGGGGGATACGATCTGGTGTGAAGAACCCGCCGAGGCTATTCGCCAATATAGCCCTGAAGTCATTGTCCTAAACGCCGGAGGAGCTCGCTTCGTAGAGGGTGATCCCATTACAATGGACGGGCCAGACGTTGCAGCCGTGAAGCGCCATGCACCATCCGCTCATGTCATCGCAGTGCACATGGATGCGATTAACCATTGTGTGATGTCTCGTAGGGATCTTGCGACTTATCTGGCATCCGAGCAGTTGGACGGTCAGGTGCTCATTCCACGTGATGGCGAAAGTTTTGAGTTTAAAGCGTAA